One window from the genome of Acanthochromis polyacanthus isolate Apoly-LR-REF ecotype Palm Island chromosome 21, KAUST_Apoly_ChrSc, whole genome shotgun sequence encodes:
- the ddx42 gene encoding ATP-dependent RNA helicase DDX42, translated as MNWSKGGPGVKRGFGFGGFSLAGKKEEPRLPQKSHTSFGATGSGGGYGKNQQLPSFYKIGTKRANFDEENAYFEDDEEESSSNVDLPYIPAENSPTRQQMQSGGGSDSEDDPLDAFMAEVENQAAKDMRKLEEKEKEKKSAKGIRDDIEEEDEQEAYFRYMAENPTAGLTQEEEEENIDYDSDGNPIASTTKKIIMPLPPIDHSEIDYPPFEKNFYNEHEELSSLTGTQVLELRQKLNLRVSGAAPPKPCTSFAHFGFDEQLMHQIRKSEYTQPTPIQCQGVPIALSGRDMIGIAKTGSGKTAAFIWPMLVHIMDQKELEAGEGPIAVIVCPTRELCQQIHAECKRFGKAYSLRSVAVYGGGSMWEQAKALQEGAEIVVCTPGRLIDHVKKKATSLQRVTYLVFDEADRMFDMGFEYQVRSIASHVRPDRQTLLFSATFRKKIERLARDILVDPIRVVQGDIGEANEDVTQVVELLLSGSDKWGWLVRRLVEFTSSGSVLIFVTKKANCEELATNLTQEGYSLGLLHGDMDQSERNKVISDFKKKNLPILVATDVAARGLDIPSIRTVVNYDVARDIDTHTHRIGRTGRAGEKGVAYTLLTSKDTTFAGDLVRNLEGANQSVSKELMDLAMQNPWFRKSRFKGGKGKKLNIGGGGLGYRERPGLGAESSERSSSSSSLLSSTSSYEGYSKPTTGAMGDRMSAMKQAFQAQYKSHFVAATSGPPKLSTKSSSSSGWTSAGSLSSVPTEAANGSERPNSVTLSMSGFTSAGSLSSVPPIQTSSQHSYPPVTPPSQRDSSRDRHGEDRGRHGDSHHRHSDRSDRHSGEDRYGDRGDRHGDRDRDRYGDRDRYSSSSRHSDSRNGDGSRRDRDDRRSDRDGGDRGDRGDRGDRGDRGDRGSGEGRDRGDDSFAVPEPPKRRKSRWDN; from the exons atgaacTGGAGCAAAGGTGGGCCAGGTGTGAAGCGAGGGTTTGGTTTCGGAGGATTTTCCCTTGCAGGGAAAAAAGAGGAGCCTCGCCTCCCACAAAAATCTCACACATCTTTTGGAGCCACAGGATCAGGTGGAGGATATGGGAAGAACCAGCAGCTCCCATCATTCTACAAAATAGGGACCAAAAGGGCTAATTTTGATGAGGAAAATGC GTATTTTGAAGATGACGAAGAGGAGTCCAGCAGCAATGTGGATCTGCCATACATCCCCGCTGAGAACTCGCCCACTCGGCAGCAGATGCAGTCTGGTGGTGGCTCAGACAGTGAAGATGATCCATTGGATGCCTTCATGGCAGAGGTTGAG aacCAAGCAGCTAAAGACATGAGGAAACtagaggaaaaggaaaaggagaaaaagtcAGCCAA GGGTATTCGTGATGACATTGAAGAAGAGGATGAACAA GAAGCCTACTTCCGCTACATGGCAGAGAATCCCACAGCTGGGTTGACtcaagaggaagaggaggaaaacatTGATTATGACAGTGATGGGAATCCAATCGCATCAACAACTAAGAAAATCATCATGCCTCTTCCTCCTATCGACCACTCAGAG ATTGATTACCCACCTTTTGAGAAAAATTTCTACAATGAGCATGAGGAGCTGAGCAGTCTGACTGGAACTCAAGTGTTGGAGTTAAGGCAGAAGCTGAACTTGCGA GTATCCGGTGCTGCTCCTCCAAAACCCTGTACCAGCTTTGCACACTTTGGCTTTGATGAGCAGCTAATGCACCAAATTCGAAAGTCTGAGTACACTCAGCCCACACCTATTCAGTGTCAG GGTGTCCCCATTGCTCTGTCTGGACGTGACATGATTGGTATTGCAAAAACTGGCAGCGGTAAAACTGCAGCTTTCATCTGGCCGATGCTGGTTCACATCATGGACCAGAAGGAGCTGGAGGCTGGAGAGGGACCCATTGCAGTCATTGTGTGCCCCACCAGAGAGCTTTGTCAGCAG ATCCATGCAGAATGTAAGCGTTTTGGGAAAGCCTACTCATTGCGTTCTGTAGCTGTTTATGGAGGAGGCAGCATGTGGGAGCAGGCCAAGGCTCTGCAGGAGGGAGCAGAGATTGTGGTGTGCACTCCA GGTCGTCTGATTGACCACGTTAAAAAGAAGGCCACGTCCCTGCAGAGAGTCACATACCTGGTGTTTGATGAGGCTGATCGCATGTTTGATATGGGCTTCG aATATCAGGTTAGATCTATTGCCAGCCACGTTCGCCCAGACAGACAGA CTCTTCTGTTCAGTGCTACATTTCGAAAGAAGATCGAGAGGTTGGCCAGAGACATTTTGGTCGATCCTATTCGTGTGGTACAGGGAGACATCGGAGAG GCCAACGAGGATGTGACTCAGGTGGTGGAGCTGCTGCTCAGTGGGTCGGATAAATGGGGCTGGCTGGTCCGGCGGCTGGTCGAATTCACCTCCTCTGGCTCGGTCCTCATTTTCGTCACCAAAAAGGCCAACTGTGAGGAACTGGCTACTAACCTGACACAGGAGGGCTACAGTCTGGGCCTCCTGCATGGAGACATGGACCAGAGTGAGAGGAACAAGGTCATCAGTGACTTCAAGAAGAAGAACCTGCCCATTCTGGTGGCCACTGATGTTGCTG CTCGTGGTCTGGACATCCCATCCATTCGCACTGTGGTGAACTACGACGTGGCGCGAGACAtcgacacacacactcacaggatTGGTCGAACTGGTCGCGCTGGAGAGAAAGGTGTAGCTTACACCCTCCTCACCAGCAAAGACACCACGTTTGCTGGAGACTTGGTTCGCAATCTGGAGGGAGCTAATCAGTCTGTGTCCAAAGAGCTGATGGATTTAGCCATGCAG AATCCCTGGTTCAGGAAATCACGGTTCAAGGGTGGAAAAGGAAAGAAGCTGAACATTGGTGGAGGTGGTCTTGGTTACAGAGAGAGACCAGGCCTGGGGGCGGAAAGTTCT GAgcgtagcagcagcagcagcagcttgttgtCTTCCACTAGCAGCTATGAAGGCTACAGTAAACCAACCACTGGGGCAATGGGAGATCGCATGTCTGCAATGAAACAGGCCTTCCAG GCTCAGTATAAGAGCCACTTTGTAGCCGCAACCAGTGGCCCTCCAAAGCTCAGCACCAAGTCTAGCAGCTCCTCGGGCTGGACCAGCGCCGGTAGCCTGAGCTCGGTGCCAACAGAAGCTGCCAACGGCTCCGAGCGGCCCAACAGTGTCACCTTGTCCATGTCGGGTTTCACCAGCGCCGGCTCACTGAGCTCAGTGCCCCCCATTCAGACCAGTTCACAGCACAGTTACCCTCCAGTCACACCTCCCTCGCAGAGAGACAGCTCACGGGACAGACATGGGGAAGACCGGGGGCGCCATGGAGACAGTCACCACCGCCACAGCGACAGGAGTGATCGGCATAGCGGTGAGGATCGCTACGGAGACCGGGGGGATCGCCATGGGGACAGAGATCGGGATCGCTACGGCGACCGGGATcgctacagcagcagcagccgccaCAGTGACAGTCGCAACGGAGATGGAAGCAGGAGGGACAGAGATGATCGGAGGAGCGATAGGGAcgggggagacagaggagacagaggagacaggGGGGACAGGGGGGACAGGGGGGACAGGGGGAGTGGAGAAGGGAGGGACAGAGGAGACGATAGCTTTGCTGTCCCTGAACCACCAAAACGTAGAAAGAGCAGATGGGAcaactaa